From a single Callithrix jacchus isolate 240 chromosome 5, calJac240_pri, whole genome shotgun sequence genomic region:
- the BCL6B gene encoding B-cell CLL/lymphoma 6 member B protein isoform X3: MGSPAAPEGALGYVREFTRHSSDVLGNLNELRLRGILTDVTLLVGGQPLRAHKAILIACSGFFYSIFRGRAGVGVDVLSLPGGPEARGFAPLLDFMYTSRLRLSPATAPAVLAAATYLQMEHVVQACHRFIQASYEPLGISLRSLEAEPPTPPTAPPPGSPRRSEGHPDPPTESRSCRQGPPSPASPDPKACNWKKYKYIVLNSQASQAGSLVGERSSGQPCPQARLPSGDEASSSSSSSSEEGPILGPQSRLSPAAATVQFKCGAPANTPHLLMSQAQETSGSPSERARPFLPGEKPYHCSICGARFNRPANLKTHSRIHSGEKPYKCETCGSRFVQVAHLRAHVLIHTGEKPYPCPTCGTRFRHLQTLKSHVRIHTGEKPYHCDPCGLHFRHKSQLRLHLRQKHGAATNTKVHYHILGGP, from the exons ATGGGTTCCCCCGCCGCCCCGGAGGGAGCGCTAGGCTACGTCCGCGAGTTCACTCGCCACTCCTCCGACGTGCTGGGCAACCTCAACGAGCTGCGCCTGCGCGGGATCCTCACTGACGTCACGCTGCTGGTTGGCGGGCAACCCCTCCGGGCACACAAGGCAATTCTCATCGCCTGCAG TGGCTTCTTCTATTCAATCTTCCGGGGCCGTGCGGGAGTCGGGGTGGACGTGCTCTCTCTGCCCGGGGGTCCCGAAGCCAGAGGCTTCGCCCCTCTCCTGGACTTCATGTACACTTCTCGCCTGCGCCTCTCACCGGCCACTGCACCAGCAGTCCTTGCCGCTGCCACCTATTTGCAGATGGAGCACGTGGTCCAGGCATGCCACCGCTTCATCCAGGCCAG CTATGAACCTTTGGGCATCTCCCTGCGGTCTCTGGAAGCAGAACCCCCGACACCCCCAACAGCCCCTCCACCAGGCAGTCCCAGACGCTCTGAAGGACACCCAGACCCACCAACTGAATCTCGAAGCTGCCGTCAAGGCCCCCCTAGTCCAGCCAGCCCAGACCCCAAGGCCTGCAACTGGAAAAAATACAAGTATATCGTGCTAAACTCTCAGGCCTCCCAAGCAGGGAGCCTGGTGGGGGAGAGGAGTTCTGGTCAACCTTGCCCCCAAGCCAGGCTCCCCAGTGGAGATGAAGCctccagtagcagcagcagcagcagcgaaGAAGGACCCATTCTTGGTCCCCAGAGCAG GCTCTCTCCAGCTGCTGCCACTGTGCAGTTCAAATGTGGGGCTCCAGCCAATACCCCCCACCTCCTCatgtcccaggctcaagagacCTCTGGATCCCCCTCTGAGCGAGCTCGTCCATTCTTACCAG GGGAAAAGCCTTACCACTGCTCAATCTGCGGAGCCCGTTTTAACCGGCCAGCAAACCTGAAAACGCACAGCCGCATCCATTCGGGAGAGAAGCCCTATAAGTGTGAGACGTGTGGCTCACGCTTTGTACAG GTGGCACATCTGCGGGCGCACGTGCTGATCCACACAGGGGAGAAGCCCTATCCTTGCCCTACCTGCGGGACCCGCTTCCGCCACCTACAGACCCTCAAGAGCCACGTTCGCATCCACACTGGCGAGAAGCCTTACCAC TGTGACCCCTGTGGCCTGCATTTCCGGCACAAGAGTCAACTGCGGCTGCACCTGCGCCAGAAACACGGAGCTGCTACCAACACCAAAGTGCACTACCACATTCTTGGGGGGCCCTAG
- the BCL6B gene encoding B-cell CLL/lymphoma 6 member B protein isoform X1 yields the protein MGSPAAPEGALGYVREFTRHSSDVLGNLNELRLRGILTDVTLLVGGQPLRAHKAILIACSGFFYSIFRGRAGVGVDVLSLPGGPEARGFAPLLDFMYTSRLRLSPATAPAVLAAATYLQMEHVVQACHRFIQASYEPLGISLRSLEAEPPTPPTAPPPGSPRRSEGHPDPPTESRSCRQGPPSPASPDPKACNWKKYKYIVLNSQASQAGSLVGERSSGQPCPQARLPSGDEASSSSSSSSEEGPILGPQSRLSPAAATVQFKCGAPANTPHLLMSQAQETSGSPSERARPFLPGNEFFSCQNCEAVAGCSSGLDPLVPGDEDKPFKCQLCRSSFRYKGNLASHRTVHTGEKPYHCSICGARFNRPANLKTHSRIHSGEKPYKCETCGSRFVQVAHLRAHVLIHTGEKPYPCPTCGTRFRHLQTLKSHVRIHTGEKPYHCDPCGLHFRHKSQLRLHLRQKHGAATNTKVHYHILGGP from the exons ATGGGTTCCCCCGCCGCCCCGGAGGGAGCGCTAGGCTACGTCCGCGAGTTCACTCGCCACTCCTCCGACGTGCTGGGCAACCTCAACGAGCTGCGCCTGCGCGGGATCCTCACTGACGTCACGCTGCTGGTTGGCGGGCAACCCCTCCGGGCACACAAGGCAATTCTCATCGCCTGCAG TGGCTTCTTCTATTCAATCTTCCGGGGCCGTGCGGGAGTCGGGGTGGACGTGCTCTCTCTGCCCGGGGGTCCCGAAGCCAGAGGCTTCGCCCCTCTCCTGGACTTCATGTACACTTCTCGCCTGCGCCTCTCACCGGCCACTGCACCAGCAGTCCTTGCCGCTGCCACCTATTTGCAGATGGAGCACGTGGTCCAGGCATGCCACCGCTTCATCCAGGCCAG CTATGAACCTTTGGGCATCTCCCTGCGGTCTCTGGAAGCAGAACCCCCGACACCCCCAACAGCCCCTCCACCAGGCAGTCCCAGACGCTCTGAAGGACACCCAGACCCACCAACTGAATCTCGAAGCTGCCGTCAAGGCCCCCCTAGTCCAGCCAGCCCAGACCCCAAGGCCTGCAACTGGAAAAAATACAAGTATATCGTGCTAAACTCTCAGGCCTCCCAAGCAGGGAGCCTGGTGGGGGAGAGGAGTTCTGGTCAACCTTGCCCCCAAGCCAGGCTCCCCAGTGGAGATGAAGCctccagtagcagcagcagcagcagcgaaGAAGGACCCATTCTTGGTCCCCAGAGCAG GCTCTCTCCAGCTGCTGCCACTGTGCAGTTCAAATGTGGGGCTCCAGCCAATACCCCCCACCTCCTCatgtcccaggctcaagagacCTCTGGATCCCCCTCTGAGCGAGCTCGTCCATTCTTACCAG gaaatgaatttttcagcTGCCAGAACTGTGAGGCTGTGGCTGGGTGCTCATCGGGGCTGGACCCCTTGGTTCCTGGGGATGAAGACAAACCCTTTAAGTGTCAGCTCTGCCGGTCTTCCTTCCGCTACAAGGGCAACCTGGCCAGTCACCGCACAGTGCACACAG GGGAAAAGCCTTACCACTGCTCAATCTGCGGAGCCCGTTTTAACCGGCCAGCAAACCTGAAAACGCACAGCCGCATCCATTCGGGAGAGAAGCCCTATAAGTGTGAGACGTGTGGCTCACGCTTTGTACAG GTGGCACATCTGCGGGCGCACGTGCTGATCCACACAGGGGAGAAGCCCTATCCTTGCCCTACCTGCGGGACCCGCTTCCGCCACCTACAGACCCTCAAGAGCCACGTTCGCATCCACACTGGCGAGAAGCCTTACCAC TGTGACCCCTGTGGCCTGCATTTCCGGCACAAGAGTCAACTGCGGCTGCACCTGCGCCAGAAACACGGAGCTGCTACCAACACCAAAGTGCACTACCACATTCTTGGGGGGCCCTAG
- the BCL6B gene encoding B-cell CLL/lymphoma 6 member B protein isoform X2 gives MGSPAAPEGALGYVREFTRHSSDVLGNLNELRLRGILTDVTLLVGGQPLRAHKAILIACSGFFYSIFRGRAGVGVDVLSLPGGPEARGFAPLLDFMYTSRLRLSPATAPAVLAAATYLQMEHVVQACHRFIQASYEPLGISLRSLEAEPPTPPTAPPPGSPRRSEGHPDPPTESRSCRQGPPSPASPDPKACNWKKYKYIVLNSQASQAGSLVGERSSGQPCPQARLPSGDEASSSSSSSSEEGPILGPQSRLSPAAATVQFKCGAPANTPHLLMSQAQETSGSPSERARPFLPGNEFFSCQNCEAVAGCSSGLDPLVPGDEDKPFKCQLCRSSFRYKGNLASHRTVHTGEKPYHCSICGARFNRPANLKTHSRIHSGEKPYKCETCGSRFVQVAHLRAHVLIHTGEKPYPCPTCGTRFRHLQTLKSHVRIHTGEKPYHEPVTS, from the exons ATGGGTTCCCCCGCCGCCCCGGAGGGAGCGCTAGGCTACGTCCGCGAGTTCACTCGCCACTCCTCCGACGTGCTGGGCAACCTCAACGAGCTGCGCCTGCGCGGGATCCTCACTGACGTCACGCTGCTGGTTGGCGGGCAACCCCTCCGGGCACACAAGGCAATTCTCATCGCCTGCAG TGGCTTCTTCTATTCAATCTTCCGGGGCCGTGCGGGAGTCGGGGTGGACGTGCTCTCTCTGCCCGGGGGTCCCGAAGCCAGAGGCTTCGCCCCTCTCCTGGACTTCATGTACACTTCTCGCCTGCGCCTCTCACCGGCCACTGCACCAGCAGTCCTTGCCGCTGCCACCTATTTGCAGATGGAGCACGTGGTCCAGGCATGCCACCGCTTCATCCAGGCCAG CTATGAACCTTTGGGCATCTCCCTGCGGTCTCTGGAAGCAGAACCCCCGACACCCCCAACAGCCCCTCCACCAGGCAGTCCCAGACGCTCTGAAGGACACCCAGACCCACCAACTGAATCTCGAAGCTGCCGTCAAGGCCCCCCTAGTCCAGCCAGCCCAGACCCCAAGGCCTGCAACTGGAAAAAATACAAGTATATCGTGCTAAACTCTCAGGCCTCCCAAGCAGGGAGCCTGGTGGGGGAGAGGAGTTCTGGTCAACCTTGCCCCCAAGCCAGGCTCCCCAGTGGAGATGAAGCctccagtagcagcagcagcagcagcgaaGAAGGACCCATTCTTGGTCCCCAGAGCAG GCTCTCTCCAGCTGCTGCCACTGTGCAGTTCAAATGTGGGGCTCCAGCCAATACCCCCCACCTCCTCatgtcccaggctcaagagacCTCTGGATCCCCCTCTGAGCGAGCTCGTCCATTCTTACCAG gaaatgaatttttcagcTGCCAGAACTGTGAGGCTGTGGCTGGGTGCTCATCGGGGCTGGACCCCTTGGTTCCTGGGGATGAAGACAAACCCTTTAAGTGTCAGCTCTGCCGGTCTTCCTTCCGCTACAAGGGCAACCTGGCCAGTCACCGCACAGTGCACACAG GGGAAAAGCCTTACCACTGCTCAATCTGCGGAGCCCGTTTTAACCGGCCAGCAAACCTGAAAACGCACAGCCGCATCCATTCGGGAGAGAAGCCCTATAAGTGTGAGACGTGTGGCTCACGCTTTGTACAG GTGGCACATCTGCGGGCGCACGTGCTGATCCACACAGGGGAGAAGCCCTATCCTTGCCCTACCTGCGGGACCCGCTTCCGCCACCTACAGACCCTCAAGAGCCACGTTCGCATCCACACTGGCGAGAAGCCTTACCAC GAACCAGTGACTTCATGA
- the SLC16A13 gene encoding monocarboxylate transporter 13 isoform X1, with translation MVRAAEPPDGGWGWMVVLSAFFQSALVFGVLRSFGVFFVEFVAAFEEQASRISWIASIGIAVQQFGSPVGSALSTKFGPRPVVMTGGVLAALGMLLASFATSLTHLYLSIGLLSGSGWALTFAPTLACLSCYFSRRRSLATGLALTGVGLSSFAFAPLFQWLLSHYAWRGSLLLVSAISLHLVACGALLRPPSLAEDPAVGGPRAQLSSLLHHGPFLRYTVALTLINTGYFIPYLHLVAHLQDLDWDPLPAAFLLSVAAISDLVGRVASGWLGDAVPGPVTRLLMLWTTLTGVSLALFPIARAPTALVALAVAYGFTSGALAPLAFSVLPELVGTRRIYCGLGLLQMIESIGGLLGPPLSGYLRDVTGNYTASFVVAGAFLLSGSGVLITLPHFFSCFSAAASRPQNLVTEALDTKVPLPREGLEED, from the exons ATGGTGCGTGCGGCCGAGCCCCCCGAcgggggctggggctggatggTGGTGCTCTCGGCATTCTTCCAGTCGGCACTGGTGTTCGGGGTGCTCCGCTCCTTTGGGGTCTTCTTCGTGGAGTTTGTGGCGGCGTTTGAGGAGCAGGCATCGCGCATCTCCTGGATCGCCTCCATAGGAATCGCGGTGCAGCAGTTTGGGA GCCCGGTAGGCAGCGCCCTGAGCACGAAGTTCGGGCCCAGGCCGGTGGTGATGACTGGAGGTGTCTTGGCTGCGCTGGGGATGCTGCTCGCCTCTTTTGCTACCTCCTTGACCCACCTATACCTGAGTATTGGGTTGCTGTCAG GCTCTGGCTGGGCTTTGACCTTCGCTCCGACCCTGGCCTGCCTGTCCTGTTACTTCTCTCGTCGTCGATCCCTGGCCACCGGGCTGGCACTAACAGGCGTGGGCCTCTCCTCCTTCGCATTTGCCCCCCTTTTCCAGTGGCTGCTCAGCCACTACGCCTGGCGGGGGTCCCTACTGCTGGTGTCTGCCATCTCCCTCCACCTGGTGGCCTGTGGTGCTCTCCTCCGGCCACCCTCCCTGGCTGAGGACCCTGCTGTGGGTGGTCCCAGGGCCCAACTCAGCTCCCTCCTCcatcatggccccttcctccgtTACACTGTTGCCCTCACCCTGATCAACACTGGCTACTTCATTCCCTACCTCCACTTGGTAGCCCATCTCCAGGACCTGGATTGGGACCCACTGCCTGCTGCCTTCCTACTCTCAGTTGCTGCTATTTCTGACCTCGTGGGGCGTGTGGCCTCTGGATGGCTAGGAGATGCAGTCCCAGGGCCCGTGACGCGACTCCTGATGCTCTGGACCACCCTGACTGGGGTGTCACTAGCCCTGTTCCCTATAGCTCGGGCTCCCACAGCCCTGGTGGCTCTGGCTGTGGCCTACGGCTTCACATCAGGGGCGCTGGCTCCACTGGCCTTCTCCGTGCTGCCTGAACTAGTAGGGACTAGAAGGATTTACTGTGGCCTGGGACTGTTGCAGATGATAGAGAGCATCGGGGGGCTGCTGGGACCTCCTCTATCAG GCTACCTCCGGGATGTGACAGGCAACTACACGGCTTCTTTTGTGGTGGCTGGAGCCTTCCTTCTTTCAGGGAGTGGAGTTCTTATCACCCTGCCCCACTTCTTCTCCTGCTTCTCAGCTGCTGCCTCCAGGCCCCAGAACCTTGTAACAGAAGCACTGGATACTAAAGTTCCCCTGCCCAGGGAAGGGCTGGAAGAGGACTGA
- the SLC16A13 gene encoding monocarboxylate transporter 13 isoform X2 encodes MVRAAEPPDGGWGWMVVLSAFFQSALVFGVLRSFGVFFVEFVAAFEEQASRISWIASIGIAVQQFGSSGWALTFAPTLACLSCYFSRRRSLATGLALTGVGLSSFAFAPLFQWLLSHYAWRGSLLLVSAISLHLVACGALLRPPSLAEDPAVGGPRAQLSSLLHHGPFLRYTVALTLINTGYFIPYLHLVAHLQDLDWDPLPAAFLLSVAAISDLVGRVASGWLGDAVPGPVTRLLMLWTTLTGVSLALFPIARAPTALVALAVAYGFTSGALAPLAFSVLPELVGTRRIYCGLGLLQMIESIGGLLGPPLSGYLRDVTGNYTASFVVAGAFLLSGSGVLITLPHFFSCFSAAASRPQNLVTEALDTKVPLPREGLEED; translated from the exons ATGGTGCGTGCGGCCGAGCCCCCCGAcgggggctggggctggatggTGGTGCTCTCGGCATTCTTCCAGTCGGCACTGGTGTTCGGGGTGCTCCGCTCCTTTGGGGTCTTCTTCGTGGAGTTTGTGGCGGCGTTTGAGGAGCAGGCATCGCGCATCTCCTGGATCGCCTCCATAGGAATCGCGGTGCAGCAGTTTGGGA GCTCTGGCTGGGCTTTGACCTTCGCTCCGACCCTGGCCTGCCTGTCCTGTTACTTCTCTCGTCGTCGATCCCTGGCCACCGGGCTGGCACTAACAGGCGTGGGCCTCTCCTCCTTCGCATTTGCCCCCCTTTTCCAGTGGCTGCTCAGCCACTACGCCTGGCGGGGGTCCCTACTGCTGGTGTCTGCCATCTCCCTCCACCTGGTGGCCTGTGGTGCTCTCCTCCGGCCACCCTCCCTGGCTGAGGACCCTGCTGTGGGTGGTCCCAGGGCCCAACTCAGCTCCCTCCTCcatcatggccccttcctccgtTACACTGTTGCCCTCACCCTGATCAACACTGGCTACTTCATTCCCTACCTCCACTTGGTAGCCCATCTCCAGGACCTGGATTGGGACCCACTGCCTGCTGCCTTCCTACTCTCAGTTGCTGCTATTTCTGACCTCGTGGGGCGTGTGGCCTCTGGATGGCTAGGAGATGCAGTCCCAGGGCCCGTGACGCGACTCCTGATGCTCTGGACCACCCTGACTGGGGTGTCACTAGCCCTGTTCCCTATAGCTCGGGCTCCCACAGCCCTGGTGGCTCTGGCTGTGGCCTACGGCTTCACATCAGGGGCGCTGGCTCCACTGGCCTTCTCCGTGCTGCCTGAACTAGTAGGGACTAGAAGGATTTACTGTGGCCTGGGACTGTTGCAGATGATAGAGAGCATCGGGGGGCTGCTGGGACCTCCTCTATCAG GCTACCTCCGGGATGTGACAGGCAACTACACGGCTTCTTTTGTGGTGGCTGGAGCCTTCCTTCTTTCAGGGAGTGGAGTTCTTATCACCCTGCCCCACTTCTTCTCCTGCTTCTCAGCTGCTGCCTCCAGGCCCCAGAACCTTGTAACAGAAGCACTGGATACTAAAGTTCCCCTGCCCAGGGAAGGGCTGGAAGAGGACTGA
- the SLC16A11 gene encoding monocarboxylate transporter 11 isoform X1 produces the protein MSPQPAGPPDGGWGWVVVAAAFAVNGLSYGLLRSLGLAFPDLAEHFDRSAQDTAWISALALAVQQAASPVGSALSTRWGARPVVMVGGVLASLGFVFSAFARSLLHLYLGLGLVAGSGWALVFAPALGTLSRYFSRRRVLAVGLALTGNGASSLLLAPALQLLLDTFGWRGALFLLGAITLHLTPCGALLLPLALPGDPPAPPRGPLAALGLGLFTRRAFSIFALGTALVGGGYFVPYAHLAPHALDRGLGGYGAALVVAVAALGDAGARLVCGWLADQGWVPLPRLLAVFGALTGLGLWVVGLVPVVGGEEGRGGPLLAAAVAYGLSAGSYAPLVFGVLPGLVGIEGVVQATGLVMMLMSLGGLLGPPLSGFLRDETGDFTTSFLVSGSLILSGSFIYIGLPRVLPSCGPASPPATPPPESGELLPTPQIVLLSPGGPHPTLDTTC, from the exons ATGAGCCCCCAGCCCGCCGGACCTCCGGacgggggctggggctgggtggtGGTGGCCGCAGCCTTCGCGGTGAACGGGCTGTCCTACGGGCTGCTGCGCTCGCtgggccttgcctttcctgaccTTGCCGAACACTTTGACCGAAGTGCCCAGGACACTGCGTGGATCAGCGCCCTGGCCCTGGCCGTGCAGCAGGCAGCCA GCCCCGTGGGCAGCGCCCTGAGCACACGCTGGGGGGCCCGCCCTGTGGTGATGGTTGGCGGTGTCCTCGCCTCGCTGGGCTTCGTCTTCTCGGCCTTTGCCCGCAGTCTGCTGCACCTCTACCTCGGCCTGGGCCTCGTCGCTG GCTCTGGCTGGGCCCTGGTGTTTGCCCCTGCCCTGGGCACTCTCTCCCGATACTTCTCCCGCCGTCGAGTCTTGGCGGTGGGGCTGGCGCTCACCGGCAACGGGGCCTCTTCGCTGCTCCTGGCGCCCGCCTTGCAGCTTCTCCTCGATACTTTCGGCTGGCGGGGTGCTCTGTTCCTCCTCGGCGCAATCACCCTCCACCTCACCCCCTGTGGTGCTCTGCTGCTACCCCTGGCCCTTCCTGGAGACCCCCCAGCCCCACCGCGTGGTCCCCTAGCTGCCCTTGGCCTGGGTCTCTTCACACGCCGGGCCTTCTCAATATTTGCTCTAGGCACAGCCCTGGTTGGGGGTGGGTACTTCGTTCCTTACGCTCACTTGGCCCCCCACGCTTTAGACCGGGGCCTAGGTGGGTACGGGGCAGCGCTGGTGGTGGCCGTGGCTGCTTTGGGGGATGCGGGTGCCCGGCTAGTCTGCGGCTGGCTGGCAGACCAAGGCTGGGTGCCCCTCCCGCGGCTGCTGGCCGTGTTCGGGGCTCTGACAGGGCTGGGGCTGTGGGTGGTGGGACTGGTACCTGTGGTGGGGGGCGAAGAGGGCCGGGGGGGTCCCCTGCTGGCCGCAGCTGTGGCCTATGGGCTGAGCGCTGGGAGTTATGCCCCGCTGGTTTTTGGTGTCCTCCCTGGGCTGGTGGGCATCGAAGGTGTGGTGCAGGCCACGGGGCTGGTGATGATGCTGATGAGCCTCGGGGGGCTCCTGGGCCCTCCCCTGTCAG GCTTCCTAAGGGATGAGACAGGAGACTTCACCACCTCTTTCCTCGTGTCTGGCTCTTTGATCCTCTCCGGCAGCTTCATCTACATAGGGTTGCCCAGGGTGCTGCCTTCCTGTGGTCCAGCCTCCCCTCCAGCCACGCCTCCCCCAGAGAGTGGGGAGCTGCTTCCTACTCCCCAGATTGTCTTACTCTCCCCAGGAGGCCCTCATCCCACTCTGGATACCacttgttga
- the SLC16A11 gene encoding monocarboxylate transporter 11 isoform X2: MEASLTGPVGSALSTRWGARPVVMVGGVLASLGFVFSAFARSLLHLYLGLGLVAGSGWALVFAPALGTLSRYFSRRRVLAVGLALTGNGASSLLLAPALQLLLDTFGWRGALFLLGAITLHLTPCGALLLPLALPGDPPAPPRGPLAALGLGLFTRRAFSIFALGTALVGGGYFVPYAHLAPHALDRGLGGYGAALVVAVAALGDAGARLVCGWLADQGWVPLPRLLAVFGALTGLGLWVVGLVPVVGGEEGRGGPLLAAAVAYGLSAGSYAPLVFGVLPGLVGIEGVVQATGLVMMLMSLGGLLGPPLSGFLRDETGDFTTSFLVSGSLILSGSFIYIGLPRVLPSCGPASPPATPPPESGELLPTPQIVLLSPGGPHPTLDTTC, encoded by the exons ATGGAGGCTTCTCTCACAG GCCCCGTGGGCAGCGCCCTGAGCACACGCTGGGGGGCCCGCCCTGTGGTGATGGTTGGCGGTGTCCTCGCCTCGCTGGGCTTCGTCTTCTCGGCCTTTGCCCGCAGTCTGCTGCACCTCTACCTCGGCCTGGGCCTCGTCGCTG GCTCTGGCTGGGCCCTGGTGTTTGCCCCTGCCCTGGGCACTCTCTCCCGATACTTCTCCCGCCGTCGAGTCTTGGCGGTGGGGCTGGCGCTCACCGGCAACGGGGCCTCTTCGCTGCTCCTGGCGCCCGCCTTGCAGCTTCTCCTCGATACTTTCGGCTGGCGGGGTGCTCTGTTCCTCCTCGGCGCAATCACCCTCCACCTCACCCCCTGTGGTGCTCTGCTGCTACCCCTGGCCCTTCCTGGAGACCCCCCAGCCCCACCGCGTGGTCCCCTAGCTGCCCTTGGCCTGGGTCTCTTCACACGCCGGGCCTTCTCAATATTTGCTCTAGGCACAGCCCTGGTTGGGGGTGGGTACTTCGTTCCTTACGCTCACTTGGCCCCCCACGCTTTAGACCGGGGCCTAGGTGGGTACGGGGCAGCGCTGGTGGTGGCCGTGGCTGCTTTGGGGGATGCGGGTGCCCGGCTAGTCTGCGGCTGGCTGGCAGACCAAGGCTGGGTGCCCCTCCCGCGGCTGCTGGCCGTGTTCGGGGCTCTGACAGGGCTGGGGCTGTGGGTGGTGGGACTGGTACCTGTGGTGGGGGGCGAAGAGGGCCGGGGGGGTCCCCTGCTGGCCGCAGCTGTGGCCTATGGGCTGAGCGCTGGGAGTTATGCCCCGCTGGTTTTTGGTGTCCTCCCTGGGCTGGTGGGCATCGAAGGTGTGGTGCAGGCCACGGGGCTGGTGATGATGCTGATGAGCCTCGGGGGGCTCCTGGGCCCTCCCCTGTCAG GCTTCCTAAGGGATGAGACAGGAGACTTCACCACCTCTTTCCTCGTGTCTGGCTCTTTGATCCTCTCCGGCAGCTTCATCTACATAGGGTTGCCCAGGGTGCTGCCTTCCTGTGGTCCAGCCTCCCCTCCAGCCACGCCTCCCCCAGAGAGTGGGGAGCTGCTTCCTACTCCCCAGATTGTCTTACTCTCCCCAGGAGGCCCTCATCCCACTCTGGATACCacttgttga